The following are encoded together in the Streptomyces asoensis genome:
- a CDS encoding PASTA domain-containing protein has product MLVPRLVGLMAVDAREAAAARGVLLAAPDRPEFHRAVVDYVVRQYPPPGVEVPRGAVVTVWFEFGEGEGGGGAGVREPRVPRPGGGGLQRELDRPPGLPFEAITG; this is encoded by the coding sequence GTGCTCGTGCCGAGACTCGTCGGTCTGATGGCCGTCGACGCGCGCGAGGCGGCCGCGGCGCGGGGCGTGCTGCTGGCCGCGCCGGACCGGCCGGAGTTCCATCGCGCGGTCGTGGACTACGTCGTGCGCCAGTACCCGCCGCCCGGGGTCGAGGTGCCGCGGGGCGCCGTCGTCACCGTGTGGTTCGAGTTCGGCGAGGGCGAGGGCGGCGGAGGCGCGGGCGTGCGCGAGCCGCGGGTGCCCCGGCCGGGCGGAGGCGGGCTCCAGCGCGAACTGGACCGGCCGCCCGGGCTGCCGTTCGAGGCGATCACCGGATGA